The window AACGACGACAACGAATCACCTGCCGGCAAAGTAATTACCGATCGATTTTCCAGAAAAAGCTGAAACGAAAAAAGCCTGACGGGTAATCCCGACAGGCTTTTGGTGACAGATCCCACAACGACTGATTGCTGATTTAATGTAAAATCTCGTTAATCAGCTTCTTATACTTCTTCTCGATTACGTGGCGCTTCTTTTTCAGCGTGTTGGTCAGCTCCTCTCCCAGCTTGAACTCATTGTCCAGGAAGGCGATGTTCTGCAATTTCTCATAGGGTTTGAACCCCTGCTTTGGCATGAGAAGACGATTCATCTCTTTTTTCACCATATCGAGTACATGGCGATCTTTGAGTAATTCTCCTTTCTCTTTCTTCAGATCGTCGTATTTTTTCTCAATAAATGTTTTCAGCTCTTCCATATCGGGGACCACAAGCGCGCCGAGTCCTTTTTTATCCTGCCCCACCAGAATTGCATCCTGCACGAAGGGGAACATGGAGATAGTATTCTCGATACGGGTAGGATCGATATTTTCACCGCTGGCAAGCACAATAATTTCCTTGGCCCGACCGGTAATAACCAGCTCACCGCCAAGGGTCATTTTGCCCAGATCGCCGGTTCTGAAGAAACCGTCTTCGGTGAAAGATCGTTGATTCTCTTCATCCGCATTATAATAGCCGCTGGTAACCTGGGGACCTCGTACCTCAATCAAGCCTTCAGTCCCTGTGGGTACAGGCTCACCATGTTCTGAGACAATTCGTATCTCGGTTTCGGGAACTGCAGGCCCGAGAGTCCCATACACCCGACAGGTCAGGCCACGCCCGGCAATTGCCGGAGAGCATTCCGTCATGCCGTAGGCGTTGACTATGCGTACACCAACCGCGTCGATCCATTCTTCCAGATACCCCGCCAGGGTTCCACCACCAGATATGGCAAGCCTCAATCTACCGCCAAAACGTTGCTGAACAGCAGCCAGCTTCTTCTTGGCAAGCAGATAAAGTGGAAATATCAGGACAATCTTCAACGCAGCAAGAGCCATCTCAAACCACTTGGCACCAAACCATTTCTCCTCATATACCGGCAAGCGGCCAAGAAGCTTACGCTTGTTTCGACGAAAAACCGTAGAGGCCCACACCAGGGTACGAAAAATTCGGTTGGGTGTGGCACCCTTTTTACGGATAGCAGCCTGCACCCTGGAATAAAGAGATTCCCAGACCCGGGGAACAGTCGCCACCATAGTCGGTTTATAATGTTCCAGATCCTGGGCAAAGGTTTTTACAGAGGAATAGACCAGGGTGGTCCCGCCCGCGAGGGCTACGTATTCCGCAGTACGTTCGAAAATGTGCCAGGTCGGCAAAATCGAAAGCCAGGTGTCTTCTTCGGTTAACTTGATCAGGCCCGGAATAACCCGAACATTATGCATAATATTGGCATGTGAGAGTTGTACACCTTTCGGAAGCCCTGTTGTGCCTGAAGTGTAAATCAGGGTGAGCAGGTCATCTTCATGTATCTTTTCTCCCCGGGCGATAAATTTATCGACATCCTTCTGGGTGTAGGTTCGATCTGTCAATAAATCGGTGTAAGAGTAGGTGTGATTAAAGAGGCTGTGCAGGGAAGGACCTGTCATCACAAGGATATTCTTCAGGTTTTTCATCCCTTTGATGTATTCGTGATGATATTCAAGTAACTCGGGAGTCTCGATAACCAGATGGGTGGCATCAGAGTGGGAGATAATATATTCGAGTTCCTGAGACGGTGTATCCGCGCCCCTGGGGACATTGACCGCACCAAGGCTCATTATGGCAAGATCGGTTACAATCCAGGCATAACGATTATCGGAGAGCAGCATAACTTTCTGCCCTTTAGAGATCCCTCTCTGCTTGAACGCCCGGGAAAGGAGTAACACGTCTTCAAACAACTTCGAATAACTGACATGATGCTCTTCTTTGCCGTTACGATAGGTGTAGGCGATATTTTCTTTATAGCGGTTGGTACTGTCAAGCAACAGATCAAAAATAGTCTTCAGCACACGGGGTTCTTCCTGATCCTGGTAGGTGATAATTTCGTTATTCACGGTATCGTTCATTTTATTCCCCAATGTACACCGATAGTACCCAACATAAATTTTTTGTAGCCAACCTTTGTAAATCCTGCCTCAACAAAAGCATCCGCCAGCCCCTCAGCTGTATAAAAATCCATTGTTGAACCGGTCAGATAGGCGTACGCTGCTTCATCATTGGCAATCATTTTGCCGAGAAGTGGGATACCAACGGCAAAATACATGCGAATAAAGGGATAAAGCAAATTTTTATTTGGCGGTGTTGTGTCAAGACACACAACTCTGCCACCCGGCTTTAAAACCCGGTTTACTTCCTTGAGCACATTTACGGCATTATCGACATTTCTGAGTAAATAGCCAAAAGTTACTGACTCAAAAACATTATCCTCATAAGGTAAATTATTAGCATCCGAGACCTGCCAGTCGATATCAAGATCAGAAAAACGTTTTTTTGCCTCATACAGCATGTTCTGGGAGAAATCTGCGCCAATCACCTTGGCGTCCTGGTACGATTCCCTGCTGAGAGCCGCGATATCTCCGGTTCCGGTGGCAAGATCAAGAACCCAGCCATTGCCAGGGTCACCCGCTTTGTCCACCACAAACCGACGCCACTTCTGGTCTTGCCCCATAGTCATGACCCTGTTCATCAGGTCATACCTACCGGCTATGGCGTCAAACATTTTCTGTACACCCGGCCCCTTACTCAAAACGCGCTTCCTCCCTTGCCTTACTCTGCTGAAACCTCAGCTTTTATCCCATGACCAGCACCCGTGCTCCAGTGCCTTTAGAAAATTTCAAATCTCTCAGCGCCTCGTTGGCCTGAGAAAACGGATATTCAGTAACTTGCGGCCGAATACGCAATCTATCGGCAATACGTAAATAATCCCGTACATCTGCCCGGGTAATATTGGCCACCGATTTAACCTCTTTCTCTAACCACAAATGCTCCGGGTAATCAATGGTCTTGAGTAATTCGACATCATGACCTTCCTTGCGGATGGCATTTATAATCAATCTCCCGCCAGGTGCAAGCATTTTAAGGCTCTTGAGAACCGGCAACCAGGCCGGCGTGGTATCTATTATTGCCTCGGGAACAAGGGGCGGAACCTCATCCGTCCCACCGGCCCAGAATGCGCCAAGTTCACGCGCCAGGGCTTGCTGCTTCTCACTTCTGGCAAAAACCAAAACCTTACTTTCAGGATACAATCCTTTGGCAAGCTTGAGAACAAGGTGGTTCGAAGCACCAAAGCCGGTAAGACCGAGTACATTACCGTCTGCTATCGCAGTAAGCTTGAGCGAACGATATCCAATCGCACCGGCACATAACAGCGGTGCGGCTTCAACATCGCCTATTGCTGCTGGAATTTTATACGCAAAAGATTCGGCAACGACCATGTATTCAGCATATCCGCCATCCCG of the Desulfosediminicola ganghwensis genome contains:
- a CDS encoding AMP-dependent synthetase/ligase, which codes for MNDTVNNEIITYQDQEEPRVLKTIFDLLLDSTNRYKENIAYTYRNGKEEHHVSYSKLFEDVLLLSRAFKQRGISKGQKVMLLSDNRYAWIVTDLAIMSLGAVNVPRGADTPSQELEYIISHSDATHLVIETPELLEYHHEYIKGMKNLKNILVMTGPSLHSLFNHTYSYTDLLTDRTYTQKDVDKFIARGEKIHEDDLLTLIYTSGTTGLPKGVQLSHANIMHNVRVIPGLIKLTEEDTWLSILPTWHIFERTAEYVALAGGTTLVYSSVKTFAQDLEHYKPTMVATVPRVWESLYSRVQAAIRKKGATPNRIFRTLVWASTVFRRNKRKLLGRLPVYEEKWFGAKWFEMALAALKIVLIFPLYLLAKKKLAAVQQRFGGRLRLAISGGGTLAGYLEEWIDAVGVRIVNAYGMTECSPAIAGRGLTCRVYGTLGPAVPETEIRIVSEHGEPVPTGTEGLIEVRGPQVTSGYYNADEENQRSFTEDGFFRTGDLGKMTLGGELVITGRAKEIIVLASGENIDPTRIENTISMFPFVQDAILVGQDKKGLGALVVPDMEELKTFIEKKYDDLKKEKGELLKDRHVLDMVKKEMNRLLMPKQGFKPYEKLQNIAFLDNEFKLGEELTNTLKKKRHVIEKKYKKLINEILH
- the ubiE gene encoding bifunctional demethylmenaquinone methyltransferase/2-methoxy-6-polyprenyl-1,4-benzoquinol methylase UbiE; translated protein: MSKGPGVQKMFDAIAGRYDLMNRVMTMGQDQKWRRFVVDKAGDPGNGWVLDLATGTGDIAALSRESYQDAKVIGADFSQNMLYEAKKRFSDLDIDWQVSDANNLPYEDNVFESVTFGYLLRNVDNAVNVLKEVNRVLKPGGRVVCLDTTPPNKNLLYPFIRMYFAVGIPLLGKMIANDEAAYAYLTGSTMDFYTAEGLADAFVEAGFTKVGYKKFMLGTIGVHWGIK
- a CDS encoding zinc-dependent alcohol dehydrogenase family protein produces the protein MMQAYLLEKTGRIDRNSAPLVLKSVPIPSPGSGQICIRVSVCGVCHTELDEIEGRTPPQAFPVIPGHQVVGEVVETGTDTTLLPGDRVGVAWIFSCCEECDFCRSGRENLCADFLATGRDRDGGYAEYMVVAESFAYKIPAAIGDVEAAPLLCAGAIGYRSLKLTAIADGNVLGLTGFGASNHLVLKLAKGLYPESKVLVFARSEKQQALARELGAFWAGGTDEVPPLVPEAIIDTTPAWLPVLKSLKMLAPGGRLIINAIRKEGHDVELLKTIDYPEHLWLEKEVKSVANITRADVRDYLRIADRLRIRPQVTEYPFSQANEALRDLKFSKGTGARVLVMG